One Drosophila teissieri strain GT53w chromosome X, Prin_Dtei_1.1, whole genome shotgun sequence genomic window, CTTTCGCAACAAAACTCGagtcaaaagtccggtttttggcacatttcattactttatgcaccaggagatcataattagcagtaggtgtctactagaaacgaaatgatcgttggccacttcctgacatttctgttcgcctggtatctgaaatccagaatctctcaattttcccaacaaaagtccgatttttggcacatttcattactttatgcaccaggagatcataattagcagtaggtgtctactagaaacgaaatgatcgttggccactttctgacatttctgttcgccttgTACCTGAAATCCCGAATCTCTCAACTTTCGCAACAAAACTCGagtcaaaagtccggtttttggcacatttcattactttatgcaccaggcgatcataattagcagtaggtgactactagaaacgaaatgatcgttggccactttctgacatttctgttcgcctgatatatgaaatccagaatctccttattttcccaacaaaacttggatcaaaagtccggttttcggcacatttgattactttatgcaccaggcgatcataattagcagtaggtgactactagaaacgaaatgatcgttggccactttctgacatttctgttcgcctggtatctgaaatccagaatctctcaattttcccaacaaaagtccgatttttggcacatttcattactttatgcaccaggcgatcataattagcagtaggtgactactagaaacgaaatgatcgttggccactttctgacatttctgttcgcctgatatatgaaatccagaatctccttattttcccaacaaaacttggatcaaaagtccggttttcggcacatttgattactttatgcaccaggcgatcataattagcagtaggtgactactagaaacgaaatgatcgttggccacttcctgacatttgtgttcgcctggtatctgaaatccagaatctccttattttcccaacaaaactcggatcaaaagtccggcttttggcacatttcattagtttatgcaccaggcgatcataattagcagtaggtgactattagaaacgaaatgatcgttggccacttcctgacatttgtgttcgcctggtatctgaaatccagaatctccttattttcccaacaaaactcggatcaaaagtccggcttttggcacatttcattagtttatgcaccaggcgatcataattagcagtaggtgactactagaaacgaaatgatcgttggccacttcctgacatttgtgttcgcctggtatctgaaatccaaaatctccttattttcccaacaaaactcggatcaaaagtccggcttttggcacatttcattagtttatgcaccaggcgatcataattagcagtaggtgtctactagaaacgaaatgatcgttggccactttctgacatttctgttcgcctggtatctgaaatccaaaatctctcaattttcccaacaaaagtccgatttttggcacatttcattactttatgcaccaggagatcataattagcagtaggtgactactagaaacgaaatgatcgttggccacttcctgacatttgtgttcgcctggtatctgaaatccagaatctccttattttcccaacaaaactcggatcaaaagtccggcttttggcacatttcattagtttatgcaccaggcgatcataattagcagtaggtgactactagaaacgaaatgatcgttggccacttcctgacatttgtgttcgcctggtatctgaaatccagaatctccttattttcccaacaaaactcggatcaaaagtccggcttttggcacatttcattagtttatgcaccaggcgatcataattagcagtaggtgactactagaaacgaaatgatcgttggccacttcctgacatttgtgttcgcctggtatctgaaatccagaatctccttattttcccaacaaaactcggatcaaaagtccggcttttggcacatttcattagtttatgcaccaggcgatcataattagcagtaggtgactattagaaacgaaatgatcgttggccacttcctgacatttgtgttcgcctggtatctgaaatccagaatctccttattttcccaacaaaactcggatcaaaagtccggcttttggcacatttcattagtttatgcaccaggcgatcataattagcagtaggtgactactagaaacgaaatgatcgttggccacttcctgacatttgtgttcgcctggtatctgaaatccagaatctccttattttcccaacaaaactcggatcaaaagtccggcttttggcacatttcattagtttatgcaccaggcgatcataattagcagtaggtgtctactagaaacgaaatgatcgttggccactttctgacatttctgttcgcctggtatctgaaatccagaatctctcaattttcccaacaaaacttggatcaaaagtccggttttcggcacatttgattactttatgcaccaggcgatcataattagcagtaggtgactactagaaacgaaatgatcgttggccacttcctgacatttgtgttcgcctggtatctgaaatccagaatctccttattttcccaacaaaactcggatcaaaagtccggcttttggcacatttcattagtttatgcaccaggcgatcataattagcagtaggtgactattagaaacgaaatgatcgttggccacttcctgacatttgtgttcgcctggtatctgaaatccagaatctccttattttcccaacaaaactcggatcaaaagtccggcttttggcacatttcattagtttatgcaccaggcgatcataattagcagtaggtgactactagaaacgaaatgatcgttggccacttcctgacatttgtgttcgcctggtatctgaaatccagaatctccttattttcccaacaaaactcggatcaaaagtccggcttttggcacatttcattagtttatgcaccaggcgatcataattagcagtaggtgtctactagaaacgaaatgatcgttggccactttctgacatttctgttcgcctggtatctgaaatccaaaatctctcaattttcccaacaaaagtccgatttttggcacatttcattactttatgcaccaggagatcataattagcagtaggtgtctactagaaacgaaatgatcgttggccacttcctgacatttctgatcgcctggtatctgaaatccagaatctctcaattttcccaacaaaagtccgatttttggcacatttcattactttatgcaccaggcgatcataattagcagtaggtgactactagaaacgaaatgatcgttggccactttctgacatttctgttcgcctgatatatgaaatccagaatctccttattttcccaacaaaacttggatcaaaagtccggttttcggcacatttgattactttatgcaccaggcgatcataattagcagtaggtgactactagaaacgaaatgatcgttggccacttcctgacatttgtgttcgcctggtatctgaaatccagaatctccttattttcccaacaaaactcggatcaaaagtccggcttttggcacatttcattagtttatgcaccaggcgatcataattagcagtaggtgactactagaaacgaaatgatcgttggccacttcctgacatttgtgttcgcctggtatctgaaatccagaatctccttattttcccaacaaaactcggatcaaaagtccggcttttggcacatttcattagtttatgcaccaggcgatcataattagcagtaggtgactattagaaacgaaatgatcgttggccacttcctgacatttgtgttcgcctggtatctgaaatccagaatctccttattttcccaacaaaactcggatcaaaagtccggcttttggcacatttcattagtttatgcaccaggcgatcataattagcagtaggtgactactagaaacgaaatgatcgttggccacttcctgacatttgtgttcgcctggtatctgaaatccagaatctccttattttcccaacaaaactcggatcaaaagtccggcttttggcacatttcattagtttatgcaccaggcgatcataattagcagtaggtgtctactagaaacgaaatgatcgttggccactttctgacatttctgttcgcctggtatctgaaatccagaatctctcaattttcccaacaaaacttggatcaaaagtccggttttcggcacatttgattactttatgcaccaggcgatcataattagcagtaggtgactactagaaacgaaatgatcgttggccacttcctgacatttgtgttcgcctggtatctgaaatccagaatctccttattttcccaacaaaactcggatcaaaagtccggcttttggcacatttcattagtttatgcaccaggcgatcataattagcagtaggtgactattagaaacgaaatgatcgttggccacttcctgacatttgtgttcgcctggtatctgaaatccagaatctccttattttcccaacaaaactcggatcaaaagtccggcttttggcacatttcattagtttatgcaccaggcgatcataattagcagtaggtgactactagaaacgaaatgatcgttggccacttcctgacatttgtgttcgcctggtatctgaaatccagaatctccttattttcccaacaaaactcggatcaaaagtccggcttttggcacatttcattagtttatgcaccaggcgatcataattagcagtaggtgtctactagaaacgaaatgatcgttggccactttctgacatttctgttcgcctggtatctgaaatccaaaatctctcaattttcccaacaaaagtccgatttttggcacatttcattactttatgcaccaggagatcataattagcagtaggtgtctactagaaacgaaatgatcgttggccacttcctgacatttctgatcgcctggtatctgaaatccagaatctctcaattttcccaacaaaagtccgatttttggcacatttcattactttatgcaccaggcgatcataattagcagtaggtgactactagaaacgaaatgatcgttggccactttctgacatttctgttcgcctgatatatgaaatccagaatctccttattttcccaacaaaacttggatcaaaagtccggttttcggcacatttgattactttatgcaccaggcgatcataattagcagtaggtgactactagaaacgaaatgatcgttggccacttcctgacatttgtgttcgcctggtatctgaaatccagaatctccttattttcccaacaaaactcggatcaaaagtccggcttttggcacatttcattagtttatgcaccaggcgatcataattagcagtaggtgactactagaaacgaaatgatcgttggccacttcctgacatttgtgttcgcctggtatctgaaatccagaatctccttattttcccaacaaaactcggatcaaaagtccggcttttggcacatttcattagtttatgcaccaggcgatcataattagcagtaggtgactactagaaacgaaatgatcgttggccacttcctgacatttgtgttcgcctggtatctgaaatccagaatctccttattttcccaacaaaactcggatcaaaagtccggcttttggcacatttcattagtttatgcaccaggcgatcataattagcagtaggtgactactagaaacgaaatgatcgttggccacttcctgacatttgtgttcgcctggtatctgaaatccagaatctccttattttcccaacaaaactcggatcaaaagtccggcttttggcacatttcattactttatgcaccaggcgatcataattagcagtaggtgactactagaaacgaaattatcgttggccacttcctgacatttctgttcgcctggtatctgaaatccaaaatctctcaattttcccaacaaaagtccgatttttggcacatttcattactttatgcaccaggagatcataattagcagtaggtgtctactagaaacgaaatgatcgttggccactttctgacatttctgttcgcctggtatctgaaatccaaaatctctcaattttcccaacaaaagtccgatttttggcacatttcattactttatgcaccaggagatcataattagcagtaggtgtctactagaaacgaaatgatcgttggccacttcctgacatttgtgttcgcctggtatctgaaatccaaaatctctcaattttcccaacaaaagtccgatttttggcacatttcattactttatgcaccaggcgatcataattagcagtaggtgactactagaaacgaaattatcgttggccacttcctgacatttctgttcgcctggtatctgaaatccaaaatctctcaattttcccaacaaaagtccgatttttggcacatttcattactttatgcaccaggagatcataattagcagtaggtgtctactagaaacgaaatgatcgttggccacttcctgacatttctgatcgcctggtatctgaaatccagaatctctcaattttcccaacaaatgtccgatttttggcacatttcattactttatgcaccaggagatcataattagcagtaggtgtctactagaaacgaaatgatctcttggccacttcctgacatttctgttaacctggtatctgaaatccagaaataaaatttccatatttggagaaaaatattaaacatggTTCTTGCTATATTTTCATtcagtaaatattaaaaaatatattttaaatataaacttttaCCAACTTCCTGCGTAAGCATTAGCAGAGGCATATGCGCCAGTACCACCTCCTCCGGATGCCCAACTACTAGCACTGCTGATGGCGTACGAATGACCGTCCCCCCAACCGCCCCCAACCTGATGGGGTGCGCCTTCATGGTacccacctcctcctccgttGTTACCACCACCTACTCCGTGGTAACCGCTATAGGCTGGGTAATCGACAAAGAGTCTTATGGTGCTGTCTCCTCCGTTGATATAACCACCACCCTCTGATGCTCTGTGGTATCCATTTCTCTCATTGTAGCCGCCACTATGATATCCCCCACTGTTGCCGTTGTAGCCGTTCCCTCCACCTCTACTTCCGAAAAGCAGCTTTCTTTTTAAGGCGAGTAAACTTGGAGTGGTGACGCTCACGCAGCTGGTTAATACAAGAAGCCAGAAGGCAACATGCTGCCAACTCCTCATTTTACTTGACGATTTGCAATTGGTTTTCCGGATTTTATTGGCGCTAAAACAGATGGGTAACTAGTCGTCAACTGTAAATTGCATCTTTATATATGAACACCCATTGTTTACTGTTCGATCGGTCGTCATCACTGGGAGCCATTGAATTTTCTCATGGATTGCAATGATTTATACAATACTTACGTGGCCGACGGACATTAAacattctttatttaattgatcAGTGGGAATAATAAACTCGTCGATTGCTTTGATGTTCTTTATGAAAAAATAAggtttacaaattaaaaaaaaaaatgtttaagaaaGCGGTTATATTaccaacagcaataacaaacaCATTGCTCATAATATGATTATGAATGTAGTACATCTAAATAAAATcgtttcttttatttcgtttACAGGATAAGCAGATGTACCGCACTCGTTAAAAAATCGGAATATCAagcttaattgaaattgaatggGTATACCGGAGTATACCCGATGATACTACTCAGTTAGAGTAGTAGCAATTATTTGCATGCCATCTGTTGGAAAATCCCTCTTAATTggacaaaaaggaaaaacagaaTAAACCCAGTATATTTTTACAAAGCTTCATGTTCGTATTATCTACCAAGCTTTTACATTAGAAGCGTATTCCAACTTCTTTACCTGGGAACTCAAAGCTAAAGTTAATGTATTACCTACTTTTGTGCAGCGTTTTAAAACTCAGCACCTGAAAATGATTGTGTACTTGTGGGCGCAGCCTGTTGGAACGTCTATTCGCCAGGTGTTTTAAACCGAAAAATCACAAAATTTGCCCTATAACATTAagatttttaatgaaattgttttggtTGTAGTAGAAAACTACATATTTGTCATGCAAATCAGAATTTTTTAGGGCAAATTGGGTGATTTTTCGGTTTAAAACACCTGGAAATCAGAATTTCCAGAAGGCGACCAACGCTCAGTTGGTAGTTTATTTCAATAAACCTGCTACTGATAATGATCGCCTGCTAACAAGAAAGTAATTCAATTTTTCGGCATAAAATAAAGTTCAAAATATTAAGTGTTGATGGGCTCTTTCATTTTCCTCTTTTATATTGCTATTTGTACTGGGGtacatttattgatttaacAAGTTGGTTATTACAAGCATGTGCCATTTGTTACAATTTGTAGGTAAGTAAcgtaataacaaaaaaatttcattttggaTACATATGTACAGTATTTACAAAAGTGGTTAAAGATTGATTTGACAACGTTCTAGAATTGGACAAAGATTTTAGGCCCAACCTCCAGCTGGCTGCCaaccgccgccaccgccgcctccatggccgccgccgccacctccatggccgccgccgccgccgccagaGCTCAGTTTGATGATTTTTATGACCTTGGTGCCGCCACCTCCGCTGCTTCCGTGACCACCACCTCCGCCTGATGACCAaccgccacctcctcctcctccagaagaccagcctcctcctcctcctccaccaccaccatgtcctcctccacctcctccgccgccgccgagaCTTATGATTTTGATGAGTTTAACATCGCCTCCGCTTCCGCCGCCTCCCCCTGAGGAccagccaccgccgccacctccAGAAGACCATCCCCCTCCGGCCCCGCTGCCTCCTCCTGAGGACcagccacctcctcctccgccgcctccaGAAGATCCACTCTCCGTAATCACTTTAATGATTTGCACGTCTCCTCCGCCTCcatgaccaccaccaccgccaccacctccTGATGACCAaccgcctccacctcctccagagGACCagccacctcctccgccgggCTTAGGCTTAGCCGTCACACTGGCCGCTCCGATGAGCAGGAGGCACACAAAGGCCTGAAAAGCATAAACACTTTATTAGaatcacttaaaaaaaaatagccaGCGCTATAATTTAGGATAATTCAGGATAATTTAGTAGTTATCCTGGCGAACCGTACT contains:
- the LOC122623998 gene encoding dormancy-associated protein 2-like, encoding MRSWQHVAFWLLVLTSCVSVTTPSLLALKRKLLFGSRGGGNGYNGNSGGYHSGGYNERNGYHRASEGGGYINGGDSTIRLFVDYPAYSGYHGVGGGNNGGGGGYHEGAPHQVGGGWGDGHSYAISSASSWASGGGGTGAYASANAYAGSW
- the LOC122623688 gene encoding loricrin, with translation MKAFVCLLLIGAASVTAKPKPGGGGGWSSGGGGGGWSSGGGGGGGGHGGGGDVQIIKVITESGSSGGGGGGGGWSSGGGSGAGGGWSSGGGGGGWSSGGGGGSGGDVKLIKIISLGGGGGGGGGHGGGGGGGGGWSSGGGGGGGWSSGGGGGHGSSGGGGTKVIKIIKLSSGGGGGGHGGGGGGHGGGGGGGWQPAGGWA